From a single Scylla paramamosain isolate STU-SP2022 chromosome 28, ASM3559412v1, whole genome shotgun sequence genomic region:
- the LOC135114746 gene encoding transcriptional activator protein Pur-beta-like isoform X15 codes for MADREGGEDSSQQGQTTYEVSPSDMPGWQQQVGEQELATKMLQIQSKRFYIDVKQNRRGRFMKVAEIGADGRRNQVFLALSTAAEFRDHLSLFSDFYANLVPRSGPPNPDTLPEDGKLKSETMVKDNRRYYLDLKENSRGRFLRVSCVSQTIARGGPRCQIAIPAQGMIEFRDALQELLDEFGTDDGGYKGELPEGRHMRVENKNFYFDIGQNNRGIYMRISEVKTNFRTAITIPEKSWSRFRDIFADYVDKMKDGGEKGPSESNK; via the exons GGCAGCAGCAGGTGGGGGAGCAGGAGCTGGCCACCAAGATGCTACAGATCCAAAGCAAGAGGTTCTACATAGACGTCAAACAGAACAGACGTGGCAGGTTCATGAAGGTGGCAGAG ATCGGTGCTGACGGCAGAAGAAACCAAGTGTTCCTCGCCCTCTCCACAGCGGCAGAGTTCCGGGATCATTTATCGCTATTTAGTGATTTTTATGCTAATTTAG TTCCCCGGTCAGGTCCACCAAACCCCGACACTTTACCAGAGGACGGCAAACTCAAGTCCGAGACCATGGTGAAGGACAACAGAAGGTACTACTTGGACCTGAAGGAGAATTCCAGAGGGCGCTTCCTTAGGGTGAGTTGT gTATCACAGACAATAGCCCGGGGTGGGCCGAGGTGCCAGATCGCCATCCCCGCTCAGGGCATGATAGAGTTCCGTGATGCCCTGCAGGAGTTGCTCGATGAGTTTGGTACAGATGATGGAGGCTACAAAGGGGAACTGCCTGAAGGCCGCCACATGCGAGTAGAGAACAAGAACTTTTATTTTGACATAGGCCAGAATAACAGGGGAATTTATATGCGTATATCTGAG GTCAAGACCAACTTCAGGACTGCCATCACTATCCCTGAGAAATCCTGGTCAAGGTTTCGAGACATATTTGCAGACTATGTAGACAAAatgaaggatggtggagagAAGGGACCCAGTGAGAGTAATAAATGA
- the LOC135114745 gene encoding GDNF-inducible zinc finger protein 1-like — MEEGYLALRWNNHNTIFTKLLTLLREQEAYVDVSLACAGRLYPAHKFVLSTCSDYFKEMFSKNPCKHPIVFMKDVSTKDMEALLDFMYKGEVHVPQSELGSLLRTAEGLQVKGLAVPDDSPRVSSSSLSSTTPVVPSIPSVPRSHPPTLVAPSHLRGNKRKRAAESSRKDDPPKLTPRPDLGSQTHKFSNRQRSRPATMPELKRIKREPVTGTGENMEPGEVPHSPSPVPSSHNSEDPQLNHASKIKTEHPDLEKEEEGDPEEDEGVAGEGMSGEDGQEEEEEDEEEEEEEEEEEGEGLSHGLFSDVDACEQSNSSLPNSDMSTTELLQVDLSEDGTQFIIGPGGFGEAMSRASSLAGDEERDGDREQKKPFVCPLCGQSFTRRDNLANHIKTHTGDRPFMCQYCHKCFSRKDYLKQHERIHTGEKPYACDICGRAFTRKEGLTDHMRCHSDFKAFSCETCGKSFKQKCGLRFHKRNYKH, encoded by the exons ATGGAGGAAGGCTACCTTGCACTGCGCTGGAACAACCACAACACGATCTTCACCAAGCTCCTCACCCTTCTGCGGGAGCAA GAAGCATACGTGGATGTGTCGCTGGCGTGTGCTGGAAGGTTGTACCCCGCCCATAAGTTTGTGCTATCAACATGCAGCGACTACTTCAAGGAAATGTTCTCCAAGAACCCTTGCAAGCACCCCATTGTCTTCATGAAGGATGTTTCAACCAAGGACATGGAGGCACTGCTGGACTTCATGTACAAG GGGGAGGTGCATGTGCCCCAGAGTGAGCTGGGGTCACTGCTACGTACAGCTGAGGGTCTGCAGGTTAAAGGTCTGGCAGTGCCGGATGACTCCCcacgtgtctcctcctcctccttatcttccaccACCCCAGTTGTGCCTTCCATCCCATCCGTCCCACGCTCGCATCCGCCCACTCTCGTGGCGCCCTCTCACCTTCGGGGCAACAAACGCAAGAGAGCAGCTG AGTCGAGTAGAAAAGATGATCCACCTAAATTAACACCACGGCCAGATCTTGGATCCCAGACCCACAAATTCTCCAACCGACAACGCAGTCGGCCAGCAACCATGCCAGAGCTGAAGAGAATAAAGCGCGAGCCAGTGACTGGAACTGGGGAAAACATGGAACCTGGGGAAGTCCCTCACTCCCCAAGCCCTGTCCCCAGTAGCCATAACAGTGAGGACCCCCAGCTGAACCATGCCAGCAAGATCAAG ACTGAACACCCAGActtagaaaaggaggaggaaggtgacccagaggaggacgagggtgTAGCTGGTGAGGGGATGTCTGGAGAAgatgggcaggaggaggaagaggaagatgaggaggaggaagaagaggaggaagaggaagagggagagggactttCCCATGGACTGTTCTCAGATGTGGATGCCTGTGAGCAGTCTAACTCTTCCCTCCCAAACTCAGATATGTCCACA ACTGAGCTCCTTCAAGTTGACCTGAGTGAGGATGGCACACAGTTCATCATTGGTCCTGGAGGGTTTGGGGAAGCCATGTCCCGAGCCTCCTCACTGGCTGGGGAcgaggagagggatggggacCGGGAACAAAAGAAGCCATTTGTCTGCCCCTTGTGTGGCCAGTCCTTCACGCGCAGGGATAACTTGGCAAACCATATTAAG ACCCACACTGGTGACCGTCCATTCATGTGCCAGTATTGCCACAAGTGCTTCTCCAGGAAAGATTACCTGAAGCAGCATGAACGAATCCACACGGGAGAGAAACCATACGCCTGTGACATCTGCGGGCGAGCCTTCACACGCAAGGAAGGTCTCACCGACCACATGCGTTGCCACTCAGACTTCAAGGCCTTCTCCTGTGAAACCTGTGGTAAGAGCTTCAAGCAGAAGTGTGGGTTGCGGTTTCACAAGAGGAACTACAAGCACTGA